The following proteins are encoded in a genomic region of Neisseria perflava:
- a CDS encoding sensor histidine kinase: protein MSIIRQINQNFAVPDLRNSATLVRLLIVLLISLFIFPLMTVSGVPYPEQIFQHFSWACPVILLILLKVYFLQAFAPSLLRSQYSVVISYVSNLLIFLFVDVVILKMEMWPLIQHFFLLTFFCFSFMYIEAARRNSLAPSISEARLSALTARIRPHFLFNSLNAAISLIRLRPYDAETLLENLANLFRAQLRDGSQNSTLGQEIEWAQEYIAIEQIRMGHMRVQVMWQHHAPDDAETPHLLLQPLLENAVFHGVESTHRPGIITVLTKLEKSSIFISIENPCGTEPNENTKPHKGNSMALRNLKERLTLMYDTDAKIRSIQSDGLFRVEIILPYRKKSAEVSRLFG from the coding sequence ATGTCTATTATACGTCAAATAAACCAGAATTTCGCAGTGCCGGATTTGCGCAATTCCGCAACTTTGGTGCGCCTGCTCATTGTTTTATTAATCAGTTTGTTTATCTTTCCGTTGATGACGGTATCGGGCGTACCTTATCCGGAACAGATTTTCCAACATTTTTCATGGGCTTGCCCCGTCATCCTCTTAATTTTACTTAAGGTCTATTTTTTACAGGCATTTGCGCCGTCCCTGCTTCGCTCGCAGTACAGCGTCGTGATTTCCTACGTCTCCAACCTGCTGATTTTCTTGTTTGTCGATGTAGTGATTTTGAAGATGGAGATGTGGCCGCTGATTCAACACTTCTTCTTGCTGACTTTTTTTTGTTTCAGTTTCATGTACATCGAAGCCGCCCGTCGCAACAGCCTTGCGCCTTCCATTTCCGAAGCCAGGCTGAGCGCGTTAACGGCGCGTATCCGTCCGCATTTCTTGTTTAACAGCCTAAATGCCGCCATCAGCTTAATCCGTCTGCGCCCGTATGATGCGGAAACTTTGCTGGAAAATCTGGCCAACCTGTTCCGCGCACAACTGCGCGATGGTAGTCAAAACAGCACCTTAGGGCAGGAAATCGAATGGGCGCAGGAATATATTGCCATCGAGCAAATCCGCATGGGGCATATGCGCGTACAGGTTATGTGGCAACACCATGCGCCCGACGATGCGGAAACGCCGCATCTGCTGCTGCAGCCGCTTTTGGAAAATGCCGTATTCCATGGTGTCGAATCCACCCACCGCCCAGGAATAATTACGGTATTAACAAAATTGGAAAAATCATCTATTTTCATCAGTATCGAGAATCCGTGCGGAACGGAACCTAATGAAAATACCAAGCCGCATAAAGGCAATTCTATGGCCTTACGCAACCTGAAAGAGCGTCTGACTTTGATGTATGACACCGATGCGAAAATCAGAAGCATCCAATCAGACGGCCTGTTTCGCGTTGAAATCATCTTGCCGTACCGTAAAAAATCAGCCGAAGTTTCCCGTCTGTTTGGCTAA
- the argH gene encoding argininosuccinate lyase: MSKDKTWSGRFNEPVSELVKKYTGSIDFDKRLAEWDIQGSLAHAQMLTQSGVLSEDDLSAIRQGMAEIIAEIKEGTISWSLDLEDVHMNIERRLTDKIGDAGKRLHTGRSRNDQVATDIRLWLRDQITVIQSLIQNLQTALVDLAEQNAETVMPGFTHLQVAQPVSFGHHMLAYVEMLGRDFERMADCRKRVNRMPLGAAALAGTTYPIQREITAELLGFEQICQNSLDAVSDRDFAIEFTAAASLIMVHLSRLSEELILWMSPRFGFIDIADRFCTGSSIMPQKKNPDVPELVRGKSGRVIGHLIGLVTLMKSQPLAYNKDNQEDKEPLFDTADTLIDTLRIYADMMRGVTVKPDNMRAAVMQGFATATDLADYLVKKGMPFRDSHEIVAQAVRYADEAGVDLSELPLEVLQGFSGLIADDVYTVLTPEGSLNARNHLGGTAPEQVRFQIKRWRELLA; this comes from the coding sequence ATGAGCAAGGACAAAACCTGGTCAGGCCGTTTTAACGAACCTGTTTCCGAGCTGGTCAAAAAATATACCGGCTCGATTGATTTTGACAAACGACTGGCAGAATGGGACATCCAAGGCTCGCTGGCACACGCGCAAATGCTGACACAGTCGGGCGTTTTGAGCGAAGACGACCTCTCCGCCATCCGTCAGGGTATGGCCGAGATTATAGCAGAAATCAAGGAAGGAACGATTTCCTGGTCGCTGGATTTGGAAGATGTCCACATGAACATCGAACGCCGCCTCACCGACAAAATCGGCGACGCCGGCAAACGCCTGCACACCGGCCGCAGCCGCAACGACCAAGTCGCTACCGACATCCGTCTGTGGCTGCGCGATCAAATTACCGTTATCCAAAGCCTGATTCAAAACCTTCAGACGGCCTTAGTCGATTTGGCGGAACAAAATGCCGAAACCGTCATGCCCGGCTTTACCCACCTGCAAGTTGCCCAGCCGGTCAGCTTCGGGCATCACATGCTCGCCTACGTCGAAATGCTCGGCCGCGATTTCGAGCGCATGGCCGACTGCCGCAAACGCGTCAACCGTATGCCGCTCGGCGCCGCCGCACTGGCCGGCACCACCTACCCGATTCAGCGCGAAATCACCGCCGAGCTGTTGGGTTTCGAACAAATCTGCCAAAACTCGCTCGATGCCGTATCTGACCGCGATTTTGCCATTGAGTTCACCGCCGCCGCTTCCCTGATTATGGTTCACCTGAGCCGTCTTTCCGAAGAATTGATTTTGTGGATGAGTCCGCGTTTCGGCTTTATCGATATTGCCGACCGTTTCTGCACCGGCTCGTCCATCATGCCGCAGAAGAAAAATCCCGACGTGCCCGAACTCGTGCGCGGTAAATCCGGTCGCGTGATTGGCCACCTGATCGGCCTGGTTACCCTGATGAAATCGCAACCTTTGGCGTACAACAAAGACAATCAGGAAGACAAAGAGCCACTGTTTGACACTGCCGACACGCTTATCGACACCCTGCGCATTTACGCCGACATGATGCGCGGCGTGACCGTCAAACCCGACAATATGCGCGCCGCCGTGATGCAGGGCTTCGCCACTGCCACCGATTTGGCGGATTACTTGGTGAAAAAGGGCATGCCTTTCCGCGACAGCCACGAAATCGTCGCTCAAGCCGTGCGCTATGCCGATGAAGCTGGCGTTGATTTGAGCGAATTGCCGCTTGAAGTCCTGCAAGGTTTCAGCGGTTTGATTGCCGACGATGTGTACACTGTGCTGACACCCGAAGGCAGCTTAAACGCACGTAACCACTTGGGCGGCACCGCGCCTGAACAAGTCCGTTTCCAAATTAAACGCTGGCGTGAATTGTTGGCTTAA
- the fumC gene encoding class II fumarate hydratase: protein MSTRTEHDTMGNVEVPSEAYWGAQTQRSRNNFKIGGETLPQPLIYALALVKKAAAATNVSLGRIKPEQADLITQAADDVLNGKLDGQFPLVVWQTGSGTQSNMNMNEVLANRANEIAGTGLAAYQPVHPNDHVNHAQSTNDAFPTAIHVAAAIEINRHLIPAVKALRDTLDKKAKEFASIVKIGRTHLQDATPLTLGQEFSGYVSQLDHGLGRLNDALKGLYELALGGTAVGTGLNSHPEYAEKAAAKLAELSGLPFVSAPNKFEALGGRDAAVAASGALKTLAASLNKIANDIRWLASGPRCGLGEIKIPENEPGSSIMPGKVNPTQCEAMTMVCCQVFGNDVTIGMAGASGNFELNVYMPVIAYNLLQSIRLLGDACNSFNENCAVGIEPVPEKIDYFLHHSLMLVTALNRKIGYENAAKVAKTAYKNDESLRETAIELGLLTGEEFDELVVPADMVHPR, encoded by the coding sequence ATGAGTACCCGTACCGAACACGACACCATGGGCAATGTCGAAGTCCCATCCGAAGCCTATTGGGGCGCGCAGACCCAGCGCAGCCGCAATAATTTCAAAATCGGCGGCGAAACCCTGCCGCAGCCTCTAATTTATGCTTTGGCGCTGGTGAAAAAAGCCGCAGCCGCCACCAATGTTTCCCTCGGCAGGATTAAGCCTGAACAGGCGGATTTGATTACGCAGGCGGCGGACGACGTGTTGAACGGCAAACTCGACGGGCAGTTCCCATTGGTAGTGTGGCAGACCGGTTCCGGTACGCAGTCCAATATGAACATGAACGAAGTGCTGGCGAACCGCGCCAACGAAATCGCCGGTACGGGTTTGGCGGCGTACCAGCCCGTCCATCCCAACGACCATGTGAACCACGCGCAATCGACCAACGACGCGTTCCCGACAGCCATCCATGTCGCCGCCGCGATTGAAATCAACCGCCACCTTATTCCGGCAGTAAAAGCCCTGCGCGACACGTTGGACAAAAAAGCCAAAGAATTCGCCTCCATCGTCAAAATCGGCCGCACCCATTTGCAGGATGCGACGCCGCTGACTTTGGGACAAGAATTTTCCGGCTACGTTTCCCAACTCGACCATGGCTTAGGCCGTCTGAACGACGCGCTCAAAGGTTTGTACGAACTTGCTTTGGGCGGCACAGCGGTCGGTACGGGTTTGAACAGCCATCCCGAATACGCCGAAAAAGCCGCCGCCAAACTCGCCGAATTGTCCGGCCTGCCGTTTGTCAGCGCGCCGAACAAATTTGAAGCCTTGGGCGGACGCGATGCTGCCGTTGCTGCTTCGGGCGCATTGAAAACGCTGGCGGCAAGCCTGAACAAAATCGCCAATGACATCCGCTGGCTGGCAAGCGGCCCGCGCTGCGGTTTGGGAGAAATCAAAATCCCCGAAAACGAGCCGGGTTCGTCCATCATGCCGGGTAAAGTCAACCCGACCCAATGCGAAGCGATGACCATGGTGTGCTGCCAAGTGTTCGGCAACGACGTTACCATCGGCATGGCGGGCGCGTCGGGCAATTTCGAGCTGAACGTCTATATGCCCGTTATCGCTTACAACCTCTTGCAATCCATCCGCCTGTTGGGTGATGCGTGCAACAGCTTCAACGAAAACTGCGCCGTCGGCATCGAACCCGTACCGGAAAAAATCGACTATTTCCTGCACCATTCCTTGATGTTGGTTACTGCGTTAAACCGTAAAATCGGTTACGAAAACGCTGCCAAAGTCGCCAAAACCGCCTACAAAAACGACGAATCGTTGCGCGAAACCGCCATCGAATTGGGCTTGTTGACAGGCGAAGAGTTTGACGAATTGGTTGTTCCTGCCGATATGGTTCATCCGCGTTAA